The Myxococcales bacterium genome has a segment encoding these proteins:
- a CDS encoding GGDEF domain-containing protein: MKALAETSPEYPSLSTPPSPLGELQTALDGLIAENRALREELAQLRAFRKLAYRDPLTGLWNRRYFDERLAEEISRGRRKLDYRFSILLVDVNDLKLVNDNDGHAAGDALLRWVSRFLQSATRAHDLVCRLGGDEFGILLPDCSPLQAHAVQARLREALAAENERHTRAVGMSLGTATCPDGGPDPEALLRAADAAMYADKRRQKAGRPLAVCAP; encoded by the coding sequence ATGAAAGCTCTGGCCGAAACCTCTCCCGAATACCCGTCCCTGTCCACCCCGCCTTCGCCGCTGGGTGAATTGCAGACTGCGCTCGACGGACTCATCGCAGAGAACCGGGCGTTGCGCGAAGAGCTGGCGCAGCTCAGGGCCTTTCGCAAGCTGGCCTACCGTGACCCCCTGACAGGTCTCTGGAACCGCCGCTACTTCGACGAACGGCTGGCCGAGGAGATCTCGCGCGGACGACGGAAGCTCGACTATCGCTTCAGCATCCTCTTGGTCGACGTCAACGATCTCAAGCTCGTCAACGACAACGACGGGCACGCGGCGGGCGACGCCCTCCTCCGCTGGGTGTCGCGCTTCTTGCAATCGGCCACGCGGGCCCACGACCTGGTCTGCCGGCTGGGCGGCGACGAGTTCGGCATCTTGCTGCCGGACTGCTCACCCCTGCAAGCCCACGCGGTGCAGGCACGGTTGCGAGAGGCCTTGGCGGCGGAGAACGAGCGACACACGCGGGCCGTGGGCATGAGCCTCGGCACGGCCACCTGCCCGGACGGCGGGCCCGATCCGGAGGCGCTGCTGCGCGCCGCCGACGCCGCCATGTACGCGGACAAGCGCCGACAAAAGGCAGGACGCCCGCTGGCCGTCTGTGCCCCCTGA
- a CDS encoding FKBP-type peptidyl-prolyl cis-trans isomerase, protein MKIEPGTVVNLSFDLCDERGEIIEASDISGAISFIHGRGAIIPGLDRRLAGLGVGDERDFTFPPEEAFGRLEAAPKKTVARNEFPAEAPLVVGAEFEAGLPGGQKVKLVVDAIEAAHVTVRMVHPLAGQTVSMSVKVLGVRTATAHERETGKVALRPPPPPQGI, encoded by the coding sequence ATGAAGATCGAGCCTGGAACCGTGGTGAACCTCAGCTTCGACCTTTGCGACGAGCGAGGTGAGATCATCGAGGCCTCGGATATCTCGGGGGCGATATCCTTCATCCACGGGCGGGGGGCGATCATTCCGGGGCTCGATCGGCGGCTCGCCGGCCTCGGGGTCGGCGACGAGCGTGACTTTACCTTCCCGCCCGAGGAGGCCTTCGGCAGGCTCGAGGCCGCGCCGAAGAAAACCGTTGCACGCAACGAATTCCCGGCAGAGGCGCCGCTCGTCGTGGGAGCCGAGTTCGAGGCGGGCCTGCCGGGCGGACAAAAAGTGAAGCTGGTCGTGGACGCCATCGAAGCTGCTCACGTAACCGTGCGCATGGTTCACCCGCTGGCGGGCCAAACCGTCAGCATGAGCGTGAAGGTGTTGGGCGTCCGTACAGCCACCGCGCATGAACGCGAGACGGGCAAAGTGGCCCTGCGTCCGCCCCCGCCACCCCAGGGGATTTGA
- a CDS encoding glycosyltransferase, translating into MDLACPGAHLYANLRALSQVAPALVNRISWPVSGDHVGRAEEGSWHYHRGDRWFPLSLGDEARARALDPCAGSSPLAVLGLGDPLLVADLLAQDPERVVYAWDRDPWLLRLLLGAADFSDALLHGKLRLLMGTDLLAARTALASCDTVMHPVLGQLYHHERRLLAADPALPLAFVARGGLFVDDVAEALWESGYRVYTLDLQGLSQEELALAVREARPRVLAAINYTEGLVEFCHELGLPLVCWEVDPSTSALPPARLCTDSAHVFTYRKAHVPLFRGAGFSNVAYLPLAANPVRRAPLPLDPEERLRYGGGRPTYVGSSIALEIPRFERSFLAVAQKVGGPEVGAEQARAWLERALARQRQDLNTLLAPTALDDIHPGLASASGGAAAQAVAEISAAEKRLRFVAGLGDLGMWVWGDAGWSAMDRLCPGHQAHYRGSAAHNLDVTKIYNASAVNVDVGRIYQADIVTMRVFDIAACGGFVLAERSDALAEVFEVGTEIETHGSFDELHDKTRHYLAHPDRAAAFAARGRDAVLQRHTISGRLVQMLARANLA; encoded by the coding sequence ATGGACCTGGCCTGCCCTGGCGCTCACCTGTACGCGAACCTCCGTGCCCTGTCCCAGGTGGCCCCCGCCTTGGTCAACCGCATCAGCTGGCCCGTGAGTGGAGACCATGTGGGCCGGGCTGAGGAAGGCAGCTGGCACTACCACCGGGGAGACCGATGGTTCCCGCTCAGTTTGGGTGACGAAGCGCGCGCCCGGGCGCTCGACCCCTGCGCGGGTTCGAGCCCTCTCGCGGTGCTGGGCTTGGGAGATCCCCTTCTGGTGGCCGATTTGCTCGCGCAAGATCCAGAACGCGTGGTGTACGCCTGGGATCGTGATCCTTGGCTCCTGCGCCTGCTGTTGGGTGCCGCCGATTTCAGTGACGCTCTTCTGCACGGCAAGCTGCGCCTGCTCATGGGAACGGACCTGCTCGCGGCGCGTACGGCGCTTGCGAGCTGCGACACGGTCATGCACCCGGTGCTCGGCCAGCTTTACCATCACGAGCGCCGCCTGCTCGCGGCCGATCCCGCGTTGCCCCTGGCTTTCGTCGCGCGAGGCGGGCTCTTCGTCGACGACGTCGCGGAGGCGCTCTGGGAGTCCGGCTATCGCGTCTACACCCTCGACCTCCAAGGCCTCTCGCAAGAGGAGCTTGCCCTGGCCGTGAGGGAGGCCCGCCCTCGCGTGCTCGCCGCGATCAATTACACGGAAGGCCTGGTGGAGTTCTGTCACGAGCTGGGCCTGCCCCTCGTGTGCTGGGAGGTGGATCCCAGTACCAGCGCCCTGCCCCCGGCGCGCCTCTGCACCGACAGCGCGCACGTGTTCACGTACCGAAAGGCCCACGTGCCCCTGTTTCGTGGGGCGGGGTTCTCGAACGTGGCGTACTTGCCTTTGGCCGCAAACCCGGTGCGCCGGGCTCCCTTGCCACTCGATCCCGAAGAGCGGCTCCGCTACGGGGGGGGCCGGCCGACGTACGTGGGATCGAGCATCGCGCTCGAGATCCCCCGCTTCGAGCGCAGCTTCCTCGCTGTCGCGCAGAAGGTGGGGGGGCCCGAGGTCGGCGCCGAGCAGGCCCGTGCCTGGCTCGAGCGCGCGCTCGCCCGGCAACGGCAGGACCTGAACACGTTGCTCGCGCCGACTGCGCTCGACGACATCCATCCCGGTCTGGCAAGCGCCTCCGGAGGGGCCGCAGCTCAGGCCGTGGCGGAGATTTCTGCGGCCGAAAAGCGGCTGCGCTTCGTCGCGGGCCTGGGAGACCTGGGAATGTGGGTGTGGGGAGACGCGGGCTGGAGCGCCATGGACCGGCTCTGCCCGGGACACCAGGCCCACTACCGCGGCAGCGCCGCCCACAACCTGGACGTCACGAAGATCTACAACGCCAGCGCCGTGAATGTCGATGTGGGGCGCATCTACCAAGCAGACATCGTGACCATGAGGGTATTCGACATTGCCGCCTGCGGCGGCTTCGTGCTCGCCGAACGGTCGGACGCGCTGGCCGAAGTGTTCGAGGTGGGCACCGAAATCGAGACCCACGGCAGCTTCGACGAGCTTCACGACAAGACCCGGCACTACCTGGCACACCCGGATCGGGCGGCGGCATTTGCCGCGCGCGGCCGCGACGCCGTCTTGCAGCGGCACACGATTTCAGGGCGACTCGTCCAGATGCTCGCGCGCGCGAACCTTGCCTGA
- a CDS encoding HAD family phosphatase, producing MALQAVLFDLDGTLIDSERDNIESVAMAMRRLGKELSGAERDFIIGHSWRDIYDLLVRNHGLTLPMSELITIAVDEKQSLIREHGFHVLPGACALVERLAGAGVPLAIASGSSRREVFEAIEGIGLRPHFRVLLGAEDYAPGKPDPAPYLAAMKGLGVEARGCVVIEDALPGVRSGKAAGAAVVGVEAGNFAGYDLSEAHVVVRTLEDVTDALFDQVLALR from the coding sequence ATGGCCCTGCAAGCCGTACTGTTCGACCTCGATGGCACCCTCATCGATTCCGAGCGCGACAACATCGAGTCCGTGGCGATGGCGATGCGCCGCCTGGGCAAGGAACTCTCCGGGGCCGAGCGCGACTTCATCATCGGGCACTCCTGGCGCGACATCTACGATCTGCTGGTCCGAAACCACGGCCTGACCCTGCCCATGAGTGAGCTCATCACGATCGCCGTGGACGAGAAACAAAGTCTCATCCGGGAACATGGCTTTCACGTGCTGCCCGGCGCCTGCGCGCTGGTCGAACGGTTGGCCGGGGCGGGCGTGCCCTTGGCGATCGCATCCGGGTCGAGCCGACGCGAGGTGTTCGAGGCCATCGAGGGCATAGGCCTTCGGCCCCACTTTCGGGTCTTGCTCGGGGCCGAGGATTACGCGCCTGGGAAACCCGATCCGGCGCCGTATCTGGCGGCCATGAAGGGTCTGGGCGTCGAGGCACGCGGATGTGTGGTGATCGAAGATGCTCTTCCGGGCGTGCGGTCCGGCAAGGCGGCTGGGGCCGCGGTGGTGGGCGTCGAGGCCGGCAACTTCGCGGGCTACGATCTGTCCGAGGCCCATGTCGTGGTGAGGACGCTGGAAGACGTGACCGACGCGCTCTTCGACCAGGTGCTGGCCCTGCGCTAA
- a CDS encoding hydroxymethylglutaryl-CoA lyase — protein sequence MLERLPQTVTIYEVGPRDGLQNESRLIPTDSKIQLIDALSDTGLRAIEITSFVNPRWIPQLADALEVARRIKRVPGVAYSALVPNLKGLESALSAHMPEIAVFLSASETHNKKNVNKSIAETLEAFRETIPPALDQGLKVRAYVSTVYGCPYEGAVDPARAVQLCRDLRALGCYQISLGDTIGVANPRQVREVLARVLEEHPQEAVAVHFHDTRGTALANILMAVEMGITTVDSALGGLGGCPYAPGASGNVATEDVVYMLEGMGVATGVDLDALVACSELATSLVGHDVPSKYYRAAMGARQRAVRKEAPP from the coding sequence ATGCTCGAGCGACTTCCCCAGACCGTCACGATCTACGAGGTCGGACCGCGTGACGGTCTGCAAAACGAGTCGCGCCTCATCCCAACCGACAGCAAGATCCAGCTGATTGACGCGCTCTCCGATACAGGCCTTCGCGCCATCGAGATCACCAGCTTCGTGAACCCGCGGTGGATTCCGCAGCTGGCCGATGCGCTCGAGGTGGCGCGGCGGATCAAGCGCGTCCCGGGGGTGGCGTATTCCGCTTTGGTCCCCAACCTCAAGGGCCTCGAATCCGCGCTCAGCGCGCACATGCCCGAGATAGCCGTTTTTCTTTCGGCGTCCGAGACGCACAACAAGAAGAACGTCAACAAGTCCATCGCCGAGACGCTCGAGGCCTTTCGGGAAACGATTCCCCCTGCGCTGGATCAAGGGCTCAAGGTGCGGGCCTACGTGTCCACGGTGTACGGCTGTCCCTACGAAGGGGCGGTCGATCCCGCGCGTGCGGTGCAGCTTTGCCGCGACCTGCGGGCGCTGGGCTGTTACCAGATCTCTCTCGGAGACACGATCGGCGTGGCCAACCCCCGCCAGGTGCGTGAGGTGCTTGCGCGGGTGCTGGAGGAACATCCCCAGGAGGCCGTGGCCGTGCACTTTCACGACACCCGCGGTACGGCGTTGGCCAACATCCTGATGGCGGTCGAGATGGGCATCACCACGGTGGATTCAGCCTTGGGGGGCCTCGGCGGGTGCCCGTACGCGCCAGGGGCCTCGGGCAATGTGGCCACGGAGGACGTGGTGTACATGCTCGAGGGCATGGGCGTGGCCACGGGTGTGGATCTAGATGCGCTCGTGGCCTGCTCCGAGCTGGCCACGTCTCTCGTGGGGCACGATGTGCCCTCGAAGTACTACCGTGCCGCCATGGGCGCGCGGCAGCGCGCTGTGCGCAAAGAGGCGCCCCCCTGA
- a CDS encoding enoyl-CoA hydratase/isomerase family protein — protein MEDEASPSLERPVTVQVDGHVAFITFDRPQARNALSRALVHAGQAALRSLEDNDEVRCLVLTGAGDKAFCSGADLKERLQMSLPETRVFLDDLNAFCNALAAFRAPTIAALNGVAFGGGLELALACDLRLAADTAVMGLPEVKLGIIPGAGGTQRLARVCGVGLAKALVLTGRKIDAGEALRVGLVSAVVPAAGLRDEACAWAREIVAAGPLAVAQAKRAIDEGFALPLDEALAVERACYERLLGSADREEGLLAFAEKRPPRFSGR, from the coding sequence ATGGAAGACGAAGCCTCTCCCAGTCTGGAACGTCCCGTCACCGTACAGGTCGACGGGCACGTGGCCTTCATCACCTTTGACCGGCCACAGGCCCGCAACGCCCTGTCTCGTGCCCTCGTGCACGCGGGGCAAGCGGCGCTGCGAAGCCTCGAGGACAACGACGAGGTGCGGTGCCTCGTGCTGACGGGCGCGGGCGACAAGGCCTTTTGTTCCGGGGCGGACCTCAAGGAGCGGCTGCAGATGTCGCTGCCCGAGACGCGGGTGTTCCTCGACGACTTGAACGCCTTTTGCAACGCCCTGGCCGCGTTCCGCGCCCCCACGATCGCAGCCCTCAATGGCGTCGCGTTCGGAGGCGGCCTCGAGCTGGCGCTGGCCTGCGACCTGCGGCTGGCCGCAGATACGGCCGTGATGGGCTTGCCCGAGGTCAAGCTGGGCATCATCCCCGGGGCCGGCGGCACCCAGCGTCTGGCTCGGGTCTGCGGGGTGGGGCTTGCCAAAGCCCTCGTGCTCACGGGGCGCAAGATCGACGCCGGGGAAGCGCTTCGCGTGGGCTTGGTGTCGGCCGTGGTCCCCGCAGCCGGTCTTCGGGACGAAGCCTGTGCCTGGGCCCGCGAGATCGTCGCCGCCGGGCCCTTGGCCGTGGCGCAAGCGAAGCGGGCCATCGACGAGGGCTTTGCCTTGCCCCTCGACGAGGCCCTGGCCGTGGAGCGTGCTTGCTATGAGCGCCTTCTCGGCAGCGCCGATCGGGAGGAAGGTCTTTTGGCATTCGCCGAAAAGCGCCCGCCCCGTTTTTCAGGCCGTTGA
- a CDS encoding acyl-CoA carboxylase subunit beta, with the protein MSTRDAITKAAADILKGGAPKYHEANAAKGKKFCRARIAVLCDEGSFVEDGLFANATAGDLPADGVVTGVGKIHGRPVALMANDSTVKAGSWGARTVEKILRIQETAGRLRIPLLYLVDSAGARITDQLDMFPGRRHAGRIFRNQVKLSGSIPQICLLFGPSAAGGAYIPAFCDVVFMVDGNASMYLGSPRMAEMVIGEKVTLEDMGGARMHCSVSGCGDLLAANEDECLAAARAYLAYMPDHGDGRVPNVTPSAPASDKRIDELLPEKENQAFDMYALIDSLVDAGSFFEVKKLFARELITGFARMGGRTVGVVANQPKWKGGVLFVDSADKAARFVWLCDAFNIPLLFLADVPGFMIGKAVERQGIIRHGAKMISAIADATVPKLSVIVRKAYGAGLYAMCGPAFDADATIALPQAMIAVMGAEAAVNAVYANKIAEKPEGERQAFVDELRIQYRADIDVLKLASELHVDAIVPGDELRSELIRRFELTATKQDCGYRRRRPVLPV; encoded by the coding sequence ATGAGCACCCGAGACGCCATCACCAAAGCCGCCGCCGACATCTTGAAGGGCGGGGCGCCCAAGTACCACGAGGCCAATGCGGCCAAGGGAAAAAAATTCTGCCGCGCGCGCATCGCGGTTCTGTGTGACGAAGGCTCGTTCGTCGAAGATGGTTTGTTTGCGAACGCCACCGCCGGCGACCTGCCCGCCGACGGCGTGGTCACGGGCGTGGGCAAGATTCATGGCCGCCCCGTCGCCCTCATGGCGAACGACTCCACGGTCAAGGCGGGCTCGTGGGGGGCCCGCACGGTAGAGAAGATCCTGCGCATCCAGGAGACCGCCGGGCGGCTGCGCATTCCCTTGCTCTACCTCGTCGATTCGGCGGGGGCCCGCATCACCGATCAGCTCGACATGTTCCCTGGGCGCAGGCACGCGGGGCGCATCTTCCGCAACCAGGTCAAACTTTCGGGAAGCATCCCGCAGATCTGCTTGCTCTTTGGCCCCTCCGCTGCCGGCGGCGCTTACATTCCTGCCTTTTGCGACGTCGTGTTCATGGTCGACGGCAACGCTTCGATGTACCTGGGCTCCCCCCGGATGGCCGAAATGGTCATCGGCGAGAAGGTGACCCTCGAGGACATGGGCGGTGCCCGTATGCACTGCTCCGTCTCGGGCTGCGGCGACCTGCTCGCGGCCAACGAAGACGAGTGCCTGGCCGCCGCGCGGGCCTACCTGGCCTACATGCCCGACCATGGCGACGGGCGCGTGCCGAACGTGACGCCGTCGGCTCCCGCTTCGGACAAGCGGATCGACGAGCTCTTGCCCGAGAAGGAAAACCAGGCCTTCGACATGTACGCCCTCATCGACAGCCTCGTCGACGCGGGCAGCTTCTTCGAGGTCAAAAAGCTCTTTGCACGCGAGCTCATCACCGGCTTTGCGCGCATGGGAGGCCGCACCGTGGGCGTGGTGGCGAACCAGCCAAAGTGGAAGGGGGGCGTGCTCTTCGTCGATTCGGCCGACAAAGCTGCACGCTTCGTTTGGCTGTGCGACGCCTTCAACATTCCGCTGCTCTTCCTGGCAGACGTGCCTGGCTTCATGATCGGAAAGGCGGTCGAGCGGCAGGGGATCATTCGCCATGGAGCGAAGATGATCTCGGCGATCGCCGATGCCACGGTCCCCAAGCTGAGCGTGATCGTACGGAAAGCCTACGGCGCGGGGCTTTACGCCATGTGTGGGCCCGCCTTCGACGCGGACGCCACGATCGCGCTGCCCCAGGCCATGATCGCCGTGATGGGGGCGGAGGCCGCGGTGAACGCCGTTTACGCCAACAAGATCGCCGAAAAGCCCGAGGGTGAGCGCCAGGCCTTCGTGGACGAGCTGCGCATCCAGTACCGGGCCGACATCGATGTGCTCAAGCTGGCTTCGGAGCTGCACGTGGACGCCATCGTTCCCGGAGACGAGCTGCGTAGCGAGCTCATCCGCCGCTTCGAGCTCACCGCCACCAAACAAGACTGTGGCTACCGGCGCCGCCGGCCCGTGCTGCCCGTGTGA
- a CDS encoding molybdopterin molybdotransferase MoeA, producing MSRLHPIRAAEARERLLAASLRTPVVRLPLEEALGRRLSVPVVAGRAVPALPRAAMDGFAVRSADLATASSNQPAGLSCVATVKAGAVPSVTLLPGEAVRIPTGGCVPLGADAVVPLESTQGDGAEPTRVWVREPVPAGKNVVPAGLDFSPGEALFAPGRLLREAELAALAALGKTEVEVHTAPRVRVLSSGAEVRPPGADLGPAEVADSNQLWLWARSRTLGAEARQGGIVPDEPRALQEALAAAVATSDMVLISAGTSVGEHDFTSTALGALPGARLLFHGVRMRPGKPTLAALVERPEGACLVVGLPGFPGSAAVAFDVLVAPALAFMQGAPKGPVWGSGFSATLAAAYTSAVGREDYLRVRVVAGSEGLGGSVVVASVAKGPSLVSGLLHTQGYVVVEEERERLDEGERVWVVTPPG from the coding sequence ATGTCACGGCTACATCCCATCAGGGCTGCCGAGGCCCGGGAGCGCCTCTTGGCCGCGAGTCTCCGGACGCCCGTGGTCCGGCTGCCTCTCGAGGAAGCCCTGGGCCGGCGGCTGAGTGTACCCGTAGTGGCAGGGCGCGCCGTGCCTGCCTTGCCTCGCGCCGCCATGGACGGGTTCGCGGTGCGCAGCGCTGACCTTGCGACGGCGTCGTCGAACCAACCGGCAGGCTTGTCGTGCGTGGCCACGGTGAAGGCGGGGGCCGTGCCAAGCGTGACCCTTTTGCCTGGTGAGGCCGTGCGCATTCCCACCGGCGGTTGCGTGCCCTTGGGCGCTGATGCCGTGGTACCCCTCGAGAGCACGCAGGGGGACGGGGCCGAGCCCACGCGGGTGTGGGTTCGTGAGCCGGTGCCCGCCGGGAAAAACGTGGTGCCCGCCGGGCTCGACTTTTCGCCTGGGGAGGCGCTGTTCGCACCCGGTCGGCTGCTGCGCGAAGCCGAGCTGGCGGCTCTCGCGGCTTTGGGCAAAACGGAGGTCGAGGTACATACGGCCCCTCGCGTGCGGGTGCTTTCGAGCGGCGCCGAGGTGCGCCCGCCGGGTGCTGACCTCGGTCCTGCCGAGGTGGCGGATAGCAACCAGCTTTGGTTGTGGGCCCGCAGCCGGACCCTGGGCGCCGAGGCACGCCAGGGGGGCATCGTACCTGACGAACCCCGGGCCCTGCAGGAGGCGCTTGCTGCCGCCGTGGCCACATCCGACATGGTCCTGATCTCTGCGGGAACCTCCGTGGGCGAACACGACTTCACATCGACGGCCCTCGGCGCCTTGCCGGGCGCGCGGCTTCTCTTTCACGGGGTGCGCATGCGTCCTGGAAAACCCACGCTGGCGGCCCTCGTGGAGCGCCCGGAGGGCGCCTGCCTGGTCGTGGGGTTGCCGGGCTTTCCGGGCTCGGCCGCCGTGGCCTTCGACGTGCTGGTGGCCCCCGCATTGGCCTTCATGCAGGGCGCCCCTAAAGGGCCCGTGTGGGGCAGTGGATTTTCGGCCACGCTTGCAGCGGCCTACACCTCGGCGGTTGGCCGCGAAGACTATCTGCGGGTCCGCGTGGTGGCCGGCTCCGAAGGTCTAGGCGGCTCTGTTGTCGTGGCCTCGGTGGCCAAAGGCCCCTCGCTGGTGAGCGGCCTTCTGCACACCCAGGGCTACGTGGTGGTGGAAGAGGAGCGGGAGCGGCTCGACGAGGGGGAGCGCGTGTGGGTGGTGACGCCGCCCGGCTGA
- a CDS encoding PEGA domain-containing protein, whose translation MSRFACALGAFLCALVGHPSFNSGPLERGPGVAQAQTAGPKPRPRTKGRKQRLALDSSPQQATVFWDVVLPNQPADPKAYGVAGYTPLTLTVPRGLVKVIIEQKGFKQLEREMNVRRNEKVVFTLERAPEAGQLDLRAAGDGSATGAEVFIDGVTRGTLPNVFEVNAGRRLVEVKKGGYLPVSEWFELREGELRTRDFTLKRDASGTGSIMVMAEGGEVWLDGERKDMAPTLLTGISPGDHVVELRREGAEPFRQVVKVEEGKQTKVTGAAPVGPTGTVKVLASTEGVDVYLDGRPAGQVPLELAVPAGQHVVEGRKRGFLNAEEVIKLTPGEQMLVRLKLEPNPEGIVRAVLSIKSAEPNAEVFLNGASLGMAPVERKDLEPGKHVVVVRKPGFVDFKREVVLEEGKPLNLVAELQAVSRLKFLSAPPGAQVFIDGEPIAGVTPNARDQVSAGEHQIMMRLPGYIDHRQTIKVEGGKERIVSSDLERVRVGPSREEVYTSKMAASTFGAKALPKGGFAADVGTGYPYLLVGRLLVSAFQKDFLKIDAGVEMKTYFQLFEFNLHGRAQLLEAGPFSAGARAAIGGGPGFNGRNTFSFEVGPVATLSFANRVNFSMHAHYQFYSDRLCPSSTDINRRDVTPRDACVNWTMVRSFQRDNENPRDNRFSGHRFFLGGSLEVAIDRYVSAFAMVDFLPGQFEGRLAFRDDVNSVMFKSDQLVYALMGATLKL comes from the coding sequence ATGTCTAGATTCGCATGTGCTCTGGGCGCTTTCCTCTGCGCCCTCGTAGGTCATCCCTCTTTCAATTCTGGTCCGCTCGAGCGGGGCCCCGGCGTCGCCCAGGCGCAGACCGCGGGACCAAAGCCCCGCCCTCGCACCAAGGGCCGCAAGCAGCGCCTGGCGCTCGACAGTTCGCCCCAGCAGGCGACCGTGTTCTGGGACGTGGTGCTGCCCAATCAACCCGCGGACCCCAAGGCCTACGGTGTGGCGGGCTACACGCCGCTGACACTGACCGTGCCCCGTGGCCTGGTGAAGGTCATCATCGAGCAAAAAGGGTTCAAGCAGCTCGAACGAGAGATGAACGTGCGCCGGAACGAGAAGGTGGTCTTCACCTTGGAGCGCGCCCCGGAGGCAGGACAGCTCGATCTACGGGCGGCTGGCGATGGCAGCGCCACAGGGGCCGAGGTGTTCATCGACGGCGTCACGCGGGGCACGCTTCCCAACGTCTTCGAGGTCAACGCCGGCCGGCGCCTGGTCGAGGTGAAGAAGGGCGGGTATCTGCCCGTGAGCGAGTGGTTCGAGCTGCGCGAAGGCGAGCTGCGCACGCGCGACTTCACCTTGAAGCGCGATGCGAGCGGAACGGGGTCGATCATGGTGATGGCCGAAGGGGGGGAGGTCTGGCTCGACGGCGAACGCAAGGACATGGCCCCTACCCTGCTCACCGGTATCAGCCCGGGCGACCACGTGGTGGAGCTTCGGCGTGAGGGGGCAGAGCCCTTCCGCCAGGTCGTCAAGGTCGAAGAGGGCAAGCAAACGAAGGTCACGGGCGCAGCGCCCGTGGGCCCGACGGGGACCGTGAAGGTGCTGGCGAGCACCGAGGGCGTTGATGTGTATCTCGATGGCCGCCCCGCCGGACAGGTGCCGCTCGAGCTCGCCGTGCCGGCAGGCCAACACGTCGTGGAAGGCCGAAAGAGAGGATTTCTCAACGCCGAAGAGGTCATCAAGCTCACGCCAGGTGAGCAGATGCTGGTGCGGCTCAAGCTCGAACCCAACCCCGAGGGCATCGTGCGCGCCGTTCTTTCCATCAAGTCGGCCGAACCCAACGCCGAGGTGTTTCTCAACGGGGCCAGCTTGGGCATGGCACCCGTGGAGCGCAAAGACCTCGAGCCCGGCAAACACGTGGTGGTGGTGCGCAAGCCGGGCTTCGTGGACTTCAAGCGCGAGGTGGTCCTCGAGGAAGGCAAGCCCCTCAACCTGGTAGCCGAGCTGCAGGCCGTGTCGCGGCTCAAGTTCCTCTCGGCGCCGCCCGGCGCCCAGGTCTTCATCGACGGCGAGCCAATTGCCGGCGTGACGCCGAACGCACGTGACCAGGTGAGCGCCGGGGAGCATCAGATCATGATGCGTTTGCCCGGCTACATCGATCACCGCCAGACCATCAAGGTGGAAGGCGGCAAGGAGCGGATCGTCTCCTCCGATCTCGAACGGGTGCGCGTGGGGCCAAGCCGGGAAGAGGTGTACACCTCGAAGATGGCCGCCTCGACCTTCGGCGCCAAGGCCTTGCCCAAGGGTGGATTCGCCGCAGACGTGGGCACGGGGTACCCCTACCTGCTCGTGGGACGCTTGCTGGTCTCTGCGTTTCAGAAAGACTTCTTGAAGATCGACGCGGGCGTCGAGATGAAGACGTACTTCCAGCTCTTCGAGTTCAACCTGCACGGCCGGGCGCAGCTGCTCGAGGCAGGGCCGTTTTCGGCGGGGGCCCGGGCGGCGATCGGCGGCGGTCCCGGGTTCAACGGGCGCAACACGTTTTCGTTCGAGGTGGGGCCCGTGGCCACGCTGTCGTTCGCCAACCGCGTGAACTTCAGCATGCACGCGCACTACCAGTTCTACAGCGACAGGCTCTGCCCCTCGAGCACGGACATCAACCGGCGGGATGTGACCCCTCGCGACGCCTGTGTGAACTGGACGATGGTACGCTCCTTCCAGCGTGACAACGAAAACCCCCGGGACAACCGCTTTTCGGGTCACCGCTTCTTCCTCGGGGGCTCCTTGGAGGTTGCCATCGATCGCTACGTCTCGGCGTTCGCCATGGTCGACTTCCTTCCGGGGCAGTTCGAGGGCCGTCTTGCGTTCCGCGACGACGTCAACAGCGTGATGTTCAAGAGCGATCAGCTCGTGTACGCGCTCATGGGCGCCACACTCAAGCTCTGA